DNA sequence from the Xenopus tropicalis strain Nigerian chromosome 4, UCB_Xtro_10.0, whole genome shotgun sequence genome:
CGTGGCCTCAAATCTGATTTGCCCATCATCAGGAGTGAAGGTGACCCTGGAGATACAGCCGGAGCCATCAGGGAGGTTGGAGTTGTCTATTTGGCTTTCATCAATGGGGAACATCCCGTCACTCCAGGAGAAGTCTCCATGTTGCACATCTTGCCCTCTAATGATGCACTGAAGGGTAACGGCCTCTCCctccctggggctggggggggtcacACACTCAATCTCTCCTATTTCTGGCTGGTTCCTTCCATCCAACTGATTTCCTGAAGCTGGTTTTCGCTGGTTCCTTCCATCCACTTCATCTCCTGATGCTACAGAATTAGAAAGAGAAAATAGAGAATGTGAATTTGGATGATACATAAGAAATATTCTCCATACTGTAGGCTGATAGGGGTAAGAGATGATGGATCCCACCACTAGGCCAAGTGTAGTTGTGTCAGGTATAGGGTTTAGCAGCAACGGGATGAACTGGTCTCATTATCCCCAGTGTTATtggctcagggttggactgggccaacaGGGACACCAGGAAATAACCCAGTGGGCGCTCCCCCAAGCcagtggtccctgcaccccctcctagtccaaccctgtattAACTGATACCAGTCATACCATCCACACCTCCTACTGGTTCTGTTCCTTTTGATGCTCCAGCTCCCGGCAATGGGTTGGAAGGTTCTAAGAACAGgagaataaaatgcaaaaatacagatGATTATTTGCTAATATTTCACATTTActtgcagaagaagtgaccaatgagaatgctgattccctgtgtcaggccccttgctggtaccttacatatagagataatgatggcattttcccgtcattatatggcacaggaatcagacatggggataaagggacagacttgttcagtgctgggaaactgtgcttattgctcccaactccaattgcaggaacagagaacagggagccggatttactcacatcagctgggattctcattgggggattcttttgcatattaattggccctagagagctgggaaagttttattgggcaatattgctttaagaatccaaccctgatgttgctggactacagctcccagcatgcctcacccttcattttatgttacattattctgggatttgtagtccggcaacagctgagtaacgttgggttgagccgcgctgtgccgcagggtttagtttccctttaatacagacaCATACCTCACTCGGGCCCCATAGTGACCCCAATTCTCCTGCCAGTGCCCTGATCtctttaatattttcattattattacagaaatatcccacagacacgggagcacttacccaGCAGCTTCAGGCAGATAATCTTCCTAATCGGCTGGGGTAGGTCCTTGTGCTTTATCAGGCAGGTGAATAATTTCCCATGATGCTCTGCTGTGGGCGTCAGTGTGAGGAGGAATGTGACCGAATCTCTATCTATTTGGGTCTTTGCTTCCATTTCTCTCTTTATGGGATTATTGCCCTCTCGCCATTTCGCTGTGATGTCTCGGGCGCTGCATCCAATCACCTCGCAGCTTAGGGTTAGTTCTTCTCCATATTTTGGGGGGTACTTATTGCAAGTTATATCTTTAACATCTGGCAGCCCTGAAAGGGGAAAGTGATATTATCTATTAATGTATAAGGAAAGGAACCATTCTGACACTCTGCAGGTTCCCCCACTAAATTCTGAGAGGTCAAAAAATTTAAGGGAGGAGGAACCACcccaaaatcatattttggatcctatttcccagtgccccccccttaaTCAATGTCCAAAAAGTTTAGAAGGTGTTCAGTAAAACTGTCCCTTTTCACTCCAATAGCAATAGGAATAGCAATAGGAATAGCAATAGGGAATGTGGGCGGGGCCTATTGGGAGGGCCTTGCTGATGTCATTGAATGCGCCCATCGTCCCTCAGAGGGCAAATCATAAACACCATGGCCAGTGAGTGAATGGAATGGGCTgaaatacacaataaaaaaatgttccaaAGGGCCGGATGGGAGGTTTGGGGTTTTTACAGAGAAATAATAAAGCCTTGATACCCCAATAACCCCAATAAGCCCACTTGTGGCCAGAATATATTTGCCAGTAATGCACTTGCTCTTAATTCTGAGTGTTCCTTTATATTCAGtaaggaaaataataaatataataaatgctcTGTTTTTGGTCACATTAATGTGTCCGATGGGGTTTCCCTTCTTCCATCATTAAACTCTCCCCACTTGAACCTCCTTTGTTCCCTTCAGCTCCACATTTGGATCATTTCCTTCTCTACTTTGTTATAGTATCATTGGCACCGGTTATGGGTTTAAAGCAATTCAATGTTATTGAGATGATGGATCATCTTAGTCGCCCAATGTTCCCCTATAGACTGGGATAGCGGCCAGGCAGGGAGAGACgccagttagaagctctgggttgagatcaggagaagAAAGATAGATGTGAGTATccccagcatagaggtggtaaCGAGAGCCATaggaactgattagtttgccaggaagtatagagagaaaatagtaaggggcccagggcagagccttgaggaaccccaacagggagaggcaggggagaagatgattccccattgtaagagacactgaaggatctgagagataagatggaaaccaggataaggcagtgtcacgaaggccaagaaaGCGGAGAGTCTAGGGGAGAAGAGagggatccacagtgtcaaaagcagcagagagatcgagaagtattagtagcgagtagtgttttttggctttagccgataggaggtcatttgttagtcgggttagagcagagGTTACTAAGATTGGGGGATCAAGAGAGGGTTTTATTCAGAATACTCCTCACATCTACAGCAACAGAACCTTCTAGATACCTCTTAGTTTCATGGGAAAGTTCTTTTCAAAGTTCTTCATGCCATGAGTGATCTTCAAGTAGAATTCTGTCCCGTGGTCATTAATAGTTGGAATGATCTGTATTTCTGAGGTTCTGGAGAAAAGTCCTGATTCTTGGTCTTCCTCTGCAGCTTTTGGATCATTATCAATAGAGATGACTTTCAGCCCCCGATACCATTGGATGGTGAGGACTTTGGGATAATAATTCTCTATAGCGCAGGATAAGGTTGCAGGTTGGTTGCACTCAGGGACCTCAGGGTGACACTTTATAGCACTTACCCTCGGCTCACTTACTGTAATATAAATGAAAGTAGAGGATTATGGGATGTGAAAACTGTATCAGTTCAATCAATGGGTTACAGCAGAACCAGAATAGGAAATAACATCCCACCCTCTCTCTTCCGACCCTGGAACCCAGAATATCAGAACCAGGTGCTACTTACTCAGATGTTTCAGTTCCCAGGAAACACATTTAGGATGTTGGAGACTCTCATGAGAGACCTCACACCGGAAGCTCTTCCCAATGTCCCTCACACTGGGCCTGTATGTGGCACGGCTGGTACAGTCTAACAGGTGATTGGCGCCCCGGTGGGCTTGATCAGTGCTTGATGCCAAGAGCTCATCCCCCTTATACCAGCAAACTCCCAGGATCTCTGGGTGGAAGGAATGGATTCTGCAGGATAACGTCATCTCTTCCCCAACGTATAGAATCTCTGGGGATTTCTGTATGGGGCCCAACTCTGGGGCAgctaaatacaaacaaatatgaCATTAACCCTTTACATGCATGAATGGCTAATTCATATTTCTAGTCCCTGATGAAGGTGCCAGATAATGACCAAATATAATCAGTCTATGGTTGGTTTCTCAGTACTTTGCTATCTGACACGCAGGGGCCTTTATGCCCCCAGTCAGACAAGACAAGCCCTGGGGTCACATTCAATAGACACCAATTGCTTGTAACAGGGGCCAAaggatttctgatggcagccctgctgaTCTTACACTGGGGGGTAATGGGGGCTATTAATATTATACACATCACAATGTATATGGTTACAGACAGAGGCAGGGGTGTATCTatggggtttagtttccctttttgCAAGGGGTGGGCGTGTGATATCTCTTTATAACAAAGCCTGTAACATATCCCCTGTATTATGTAtgagagtatatacagtaagtacttacCTAAAACCTGCATTTCCATACGTTTCTCTGCCCTTTCCCCTGTGGCGTAATGGTGAGTCCTACAGACGTACTGAGCCCCGTGATCCCCCCTCACTGTGGGCAACAGGGTCACGTTGCTTAGGAAATAGTTAATGCGATCGTCGTCTTCTTCTTTTTCCCATTTTCTCTCATTCTCCGCCAGCTGATGGGAATATTGGGGATCACAGATGTCGGTTGTACCCCGATCCCAGCTCAGAAGTTCTGTTTCCTGACCCAGTGGATCCACTTTCAGCCAAGTAACAGAGAGCGGCTTTGGCTTGAACCCATTGATGGGGCAGGTCAGAGTCACGGGTTCTTCATGGAGGATACGGAGCGGGAATACGATCTTTGATAGTTTGGGTTTAACTGAGGAATAAAAGAGAGGGGTAACAGCCAGGTGTAACTATATGTGGGGGGCAGAGGTGCCTCTGAATTTCTGCTTGGGTTTATGGGTTCAACAGGCTCTGGGCTGTATTTGTGTCTGGGAATAAAGTGTAACACTGGTTAACGGGACATTTACTTATCAAATGGTTCTGACCAATCCAGGTCCTGTTGCTCCTCTGACTTTCCCTATTTCCTTTCTGGCCAAGAGCAGCAGTTCCGTCTCGCTTTTTGGCAGGGAACTGAGCTGTTTCTCAGGATCAGAACCAGTGCTGGAGTTTCATTATGGGCAGTTGTTTGTACTGACACTACTTGGGATATTGGACTCCGTAATCTTATCCAATAAACTGCTTAATTCAATATTCTAGTCCCACCTGTTCTAttgattattatttaattttctaCTCCCTGCACCTTATCATACAGTAAGTCCGTCTCTGCCCCCTGTAGACATTTGAACACGTTACGCTAAGTGATATTCTTGCCTTTCTTTCTGCACTTTCCCATATTAGATTTGAtcataataaatgtaattttaccttaaagggaccctgccatgaAATTTATGGGGCTGTTTATATCTAAATGACACAGCAAATAATTTTCTCTGCCTTTTtagctttcagctaacctattgtttctcctactcccatgtaactggaggagtcccaagccggacttggatttcttactattgagtgctattctgatacctactgggagctgctatcttgctcccttcccatagttctgctgatcggctgctgggggtgaggggggggggtatcactccaacttgcagcgcagcagtaaagtgagactgaagtttatcagagcacaggtcacatggctgtggcaccctgggaaatgaagaatatggctagcctcatgggaaaaacagattacaatgcaggattgtgggggagaagctctactaactgatgggtttgtaccaaacaggttttcccatgtcagtgttGCTTTACGACAGTAACTGGTGCTGTTTGTTCTCACTAATTTACCTTGTGGTGTAACTAGAGGGGAGGAGACCCCAGGACCATAATGTGTGTCTGGGCTGAGATGTAGACGTAGGGGGAGGAGTTTATTGCATAATACAGATACACAGTATGAGTCTCAGGCCAACAACTTACCTCCCCTGACCTCCAGCCGACAGGACACAGAGATGGGGCCCTTCAGGGCAGAGTGAGTGACCCTCACAGTCAGTTCTGCCCCATCATCTTCCTCTATGTCGGGGGTTATATGGATTGTGCACTGACAGTTGGAAATACCCCTTTTACTTGATTTTATATCAGGAAATACATTGATTTTCAGCGGCCTCTGTGTTGGGGGCAAGTTATCGACGTCCCCTTTGTGCAGCAACTGAACCATCTCGGCTGAATTGTTCCCATGGTTCCGTGGGGCAGAGGAACCAGTTTGTGGCTCAGATTTCCAGGGGTAAATTTCCATCTCTTCCCCCTCTTTCCTTCTCAAATACACACGAATGTCTATGGGCTTTGGCCGGAAACCAGAGATCGGGCAGGAGAGAGTCGCCTCGTTCATATGCACCAAATGTTCCGCTCCGGTAATGGGAGAGAGTTTGGGGGGCTCTGTTAAAACAAAAAACCAAAAAAGTCACTGTAATGTATTAGTGATAAGAGACATCActctgggtatttatataattgTAAGGGACACAATGGGCCCCAACTGCTATAATTGTATAATCCTACAGTATCCGGTTGGGGCAGTTGGACTTATGCTGCCCCCCCAGCAGAACATGACTGTAATAGGGTTTACATAGTTTtaaatctgtttattttttactactaTCTTTGGTCTCTGCCTATCAGTTGGCACCGCTAAAAAGGCAGAAAGTTGAAGTGGCACTAATAATAAAAAGTGCCACCTCCATTCtggactgataaaaaaaaataattgacacCCCCCTCAGACCAGAAGGTTCCACTAAATCATCAGGCCCCGGGGCCACTGTACTGGCTGCCCCCCCCTCTCCTACCTCTGCCTTCTCCCCCCCCTGTCGCTGGTTTATACAAGGGCAGTGCCAGGACATGATGCCCCTGTGCCAGTTACAGGGCTCACCTTTCCGCCAGAACATAATGTAGAGATAAATGCTCAGAGCTACAAGTGCGACTGCAATGGCCGCTCCAACCACAGCTGCAGTAATTTGGCTTTTTGGGGTATCTGGCTCTGTAACGAGATAAAAAGCATTAAAAGAAACATAGAAATATGGAGATGACCCCACTCCAATCAATAAAATGTCAGCTCTTCTCACACAGTCTCCTCCCCTCTGTACAATAAAATGTCAGCTCTTCTCACACAGTCTCCTCCCCTCTGTACAATAAAATGTCAGCTCTTCTCACACAGTCTCCTCCCCTCTGTACAATAAAATGTCAGCTCTTCTCACACAGTCTCCTCCCCTCTGTACAATAAAATGTCAGCTCTTCTCACACAGTCTCCTCCCCTCTGTACAATAAAATGTCAGCTCTTCTTACACAGTCTCCTCCCCTCTGTACAATAAAATGTCAGCTCTTCTCACACAGTCTCCTCCCCTCTGTACAATAAAATGTCAGCTCTTCTCACACAGTCTCCTCCCCTCTGTACAATAAAATGTCAGCTCTTCTTACACAGTCTCCTCCCCTCTGTACAATAAAATGTCAGCTCTTCTCACACAGTCTCCTCCCCTCTGTACAATAAAATGTCAGCTCTTCTTACACAGTCTCCTCCCCTCTGTACAATATAATGTCAGCTCTTCCCATACAGTCTCCTCCCCTCTGTACAATATAATGTCAGCTCTTCTTACACAGTCTCCTCCCCTCTTCCCATACTATAACATACCCCTGCTGCAAATCACACTGTCACTGAATGCCTCTCCCTCAGTAGAACATAAACCGTTTCTTGCCCAGTGAGCTTCCCATCTGAACGACATTGGCAGCTTTTCTCATTTTCTCACCTCCCTGACTGTCATCCCCCTCCCATTCTGTGCCGGTCCCTCTCCTTACTTAGAATTTCCCATTTCATTTAACCCTCTGTTGATCTCTAGCTCTTTTGTGgcctttttttaatacaaaaatccATGATATTCTGTAAGAAGCGAATTATATTTCCCTGCAATACACTCTGTTGCTTTAACCCACTCAACCCACCTACTTCATAAAACACTAAGGTCATTTTTCCAAGTCTTGTTCTTATTGGGCCTGATGAGTAAGAGGGAGCTGCCTATATAGGAGCAACTGTAACGTATCCCCCAATAGTGGGCACGGGGGGGTCTGCTCATTTCTATAGGAACTAATAATATAAGAAGTAATAAATGAGAATAATAGAATTTACCTGTGACGGAGAGAGTGAGACAGAGCTGCAGATCAGTTCCCATGGATCTGTGGGACACATTACAGGAATAGACGTTCCCATTATCTTCTAGTGTCGGATTTATCCGCAGAAAACTACTTTGATTGAAGGTTCCATCTTCATTATCTATTGGGTGAGTGTAGGAGACTCCTTTTTGTAACGGAACATTCCCAGAACCTCGGGGATATTTGATCCACTGGAAAGTTATGTCTTTGGGATAAAACTCATTGGCCTCACACGTAACTGTCGCCTCTGTTCCGGGCTCCATTGTGATATCAGTCGGTGTCAGGCTGGGGGCTGGGGGAGCTGCATAGGGACACAAGGGTTTTATTCTCTACAATAAACCTGATACTGTAACAGCAAATGGTGCCGAAtggcaggaaagggttaatggctGTGAGGCCCCCACACATAACTGTATCTCTCCCCCTGCACAAGGATCAGTTGTACCTTATGTATAAGTGTAACAAGGAGCAGCCATTTGTGTGTTAATTCTGCCAAAACCTCACATATTGCACCTCTGAATATCAACCCGGCCAATGGGATCCGGTTTAGTAGAAACTCCTTCCCTGATTcatggtactggcagatacattagacagGTACAAGGAGGGGGTggatgctttattcaccagtagccCCTCCCAGCAGACAGGAGGGCGCCAATCAGATTAGAGAAAAGGAGGTTCCACATTATAGAACTAAAGTCTAGAACTGAATATCATTAGAATATCATTTtgtaaacataaacattctgaactgaCTGCCCGGGCCCAgaggctgagaagcctaattaaactAATGATCTATGCTTTCTAAGTtttccacagggggccgccatcttgttactttgttagaccctCTTTTGTAAAATTTAGggcacgcacatgctcagtgggctctgggctgctgttgggaggcggagcttagggattgtagtaaattatcaaacaGCACAAgccaggtaatatctgccatagaagctgattaaaaattagatttttgatAATACTAATATAATGACCCTTAAACTTAACGTTttaggggcatggggctttatttctatagagctttggtgccgttgggctggtacaggggctcaaaccccacagctaaacatttctacccatattcttTTTTACAATCCAGGCACATCCCTAGTGCTGGGGCAAGTGGGGGAGGGGAGCTCAAAAATTTCATTGGTGACATCACAGAAAGCTGATTGGCTGCCTGGTATAACATGATAAGATACAGTTTCCTGAGCAACTGCTGAGTGTCTATTGGAGAAATCCCTGCCCAGTGATTGGTTCCAATGAACTTGCAATGTGCAGCCAGAGGGGGCGCTGCTGGGACTGTCAGAAATTCTTTTCTGTGACATTAGGcaaagggtttttatgtttttttttattaaaaacttcataagaaagaattaacataactcagaccaacatgccggccaataattacaacttacaaccaaaattcaccccccccccagtccactggccaaa
Encoded proteins:
- the LOC100497709 gene encoding uncharacterized protein LOC100497709, translating into MGPPSLSWFLLISLSLTGTGSLRVEMGAEPVKSLRNEEAFIPCSVTDWGPGDISPPKLSVEWTQKTLNGSKGPVYLYMSGTHTPTRPGSYISDRDLITGNVGLHLPRVQFTDEGEYTCTVIYTPNKAVGESVLQVSAPPAPSLTPTDITMEPGTEATVTCEANEFYPKDITFQWIKYPRGSGNVPLQKGVSYTHPIDNEDGTFNQSSFLRINPTLEDNGNVYSCNVSHRSMGTDLQLCLTLSVTEPDTPKSQITAAVVGAAIAVALVALSIYLYIMFWRKEPPKLSPITGAEHLVHMNEATLSCPISGFRPKPIDIRVYLRRKEGEEMEIYPWKSEPQTGSSAPRNHGNNSAEMVQLLHKGDVDNLPPTQRPLKINVFPDIKSSKRGISNCQCTIHITPDIEEDDGAELTVRVTHSALKGPISVSCRLEVRGVKPKLSKIVFPLRILHEEPVTLTCPINGFKPKPLSVTWLKVDPLGQETELLSWDRGTTDICDPQYSHQLAENERKWEKEEDDDRINYFLSNVTLLPTVRGDHGAQYVCRTHHYATGERAEKRMEMQVLAAPELGPIQKSPEILYVGEEMTLSCRIHSFHPEILGVCWYKGDELLASSTDQAHRGANHLLDCTSRATYRPSVRDIGKSFRCEVSHESLQHPKCVSWELKHLISEPRVSAIKCHPEVPECNQPATLSCAIENYYPKVLTIQWYRGLKVISIDNDPKAAEEDQESGLFSRTSEIQIIPTINDHGTEFYLKITHGMKNFEKNFPMKLRGLPDVKDITCNKYPPKYGEELTLSCEVIGCSARDITAKWREGNNPIKREMEAKTQIDRDSVTFLLTLTPTAEHHGKLFTCLIKHKDLPQPIRKIICLKLLEPSNPLPGAGASKGTEPVGGVDASGDEVDGRNQRKPASGNQLDGRNQPEIGEIECVTPPSPREGEAVTLQCIIRGQDVQHGDFSWSDGMFPIDESQIDNSNLPDGSGCISRVTFTPDDGQIRFEATFNFVTTERTYQISDWGGSIIFPYVKL